GTCCACAACGATTCAGATTTATCTACGAGGCGGAGATCGTTTTTGATGTGTGGCTGACTCAGATTGTCTTTTACCACACAGGCGACACCGTAGATCCGGAGGACATCATGATTGCATCCATCACCACACCAACACTGGATAGCTTTAAAGCTGAAGCACGCCAGCTGTTGGAAGCAGCGGTCAAACAGCGTCAGGAGCAACAAGGGCCGGAACCTCAAAGCCGGATTGAAGACAAGGTCTCACTTGGCAATAAACCGGCGGAAAAAGTGACCTATACGGCCGAAGTTTCCGATGCCGATCTTGGCAAAACCTTCACCATGCTTCGTGATCTGTTTGCCACAACCCTACAGGAACAGGGAATCGCTCTTGAGGTGGCCACAGAAAACAGTACCATTGATTTACAGTCGCTTACTCCGGAGCAGGCAAAGGAACTCGTCTCGGAAGATGGCTATTTTGGCATTGAGAAAACCGCTCAACGGATTTTCGACTTTGCCGTTGGCCTGTCTGGAAATGACCCCAGCCGCATTGATGCGATAAGAGCCGGTATCGAGGATGGTTTTGCCAAAGCTGAAGAGGCCTGGGGAGGGACACTCCCAGATATCTCTTACGAGACCAAAGAGGTTCTGATGAACAAGCTTGAAGATTGGGTCAATGCCGATAGTGCCTCAGGTGAAATTTCCGAGGCGCAGTAAATCAGACTAAAGAGAAAAGGGCAGCAAACGTTCTGCCCTTTTCTTACCATTCAAACAGCGCTAAAATAGCCACGATTGTCACATTCTACGTGTCGGTCGAAACATGGCTGTCAAATCGTGTCTATCGAAATAGAAAAACAACGATCTTATGAATCAAATCACTGCCCTCCAAGGACGGATGGAGCTTGTACGCTATCCTGTTCGTCAAAATGATCTGTTACGTGCCTGGGATGCAGCAGATGAGTTTCTTCTTCACTATTTGGAAGAAAACACGCTGCTGGACGCGACGCAAAAACTGTTGATTGTTAATGACAGCTTTGGTGCCCTGACCTGTTGTCTGCATGAATATCATCCTTTTTTCATCAGTGATTCGTACCTGGCCGTTCAAGGAATGCTACACAATCTCAGAAGGAATCATTTAGAGACAGACTGCGTTACGGTACGGGACGGACTACAGATTTTTCCAGAGAAATTCGGCATAGTTCCGATAAAAATCCCCAAAAGTCTGGCATTACTCAAAGATCAACTGATCCGATTACGTCAGAACCTCCATCCGGGGTCCGTTATCATCGCCGGGGGTATGGTCAAACATATCAGCGCGACAGCTATGGCACTCTTTGAGACGATCATCGGTCCGACACAAACCACTTTGGCACGCAAGAAAGCGCGCCTTATTATCAGTCACTTTGACCCTTCAAAACACATCGAAACAGAACCGGAGAGTGTTCTGAATCTTCCAGAATTTGATCTGAGTCTGTTTCAACACCCGGGTGTTTTTTCCATGAGCAAACTCGATTTGGGCAGTCGTCTATTCCTCGAACATCTGTCAAATCTGCCTCAATCATCGAAAATCATCGATCTAGGCTGCGGCAATGGTGTGATGGGACTTGCTGTTGCCGGAGCGCAACCGGAAGCAGAGTTGACATTTATCGATGAATCCTATCGTGCGGTTGATTCCGCTCGAATCAACTTCACCAACAACTTTCCTGGACGACAAGCACACTTCTTGGTTAACAATTGTCTTGATGAGATGCCACGGGACAGTGTGTCGTTGATTATCAATAACCCTCCGTTTCATCAACAACAGGTGGTCGGAGATCAGATTGCCTGGCAAATGTTTCGGCAATCGCGACAGATTCTTGAACGCTCCGGGCAACTATGGGTCGTGGGCAATCGGCATCTCGGCTATCACACCAAACTGAAGCGCCTGTTCGGCAACTGTAAACTGATGGCGAGCACCCATAAGTTCGTTTTACTCAGCGCCACGAAATCCTGATCGAGCCAACGATCAGGATTCCTTCCAGGCGTGTTGCTCTTCAACCGGCAACGACTCGAAATATTGTCGAATACCACGCAATGAATTACTCATAAAATAGCGTTCCCGTGCGTAAATATCGGCTTCAAGTTGTTCAATCCCAGAGAAAGTCGGATCATTATTCAACAGCCAGTCGTAGATCACTTCATCGCGTTGTGAGGCCGTAATATGGTCTGTCACCGCGACGGCTTTGACCCATACCGAGAGTTGTTGGCGCGCCGTTTCAAGGTAACTGACGGCAGGCTCAACCAG
This is a stretch of genomic DNA from uncultured Desulfuromonas sp.. It encodes these proteins:
- a CDS encoding methyltransferase, which encodes MNQITALQGRMELVRYPVRQNDLLRAWDAADEFLLHYLEENTLLDATQKLLIVNDSFGALTCCLHEYHPFFISDSYLAVQGMLHNLRRNHLETDCVTVRDGLQIFPEKFGIVPIKIPKSLALLKDQLIRLRQNLHPGSVIIAGGMVKHISATAMALFETIIGPTQTTLARKKARLIISHFDPSKHIETEPESVLNLPEFDLSLFQHPGVFSMSKLDLGSRLFLEHLSNLPQSSKIIDLGCGNGVMGLAVAGAQPEAELTFIDESYRAVDSARINFTNNFPGRQAHFLVNNCLDEMPRDSVSLIINNPPFHQQQVVGDQIAWQMFRQSRQILERSGQLWVVGNRHLGYHTKLKRLFGNCKLMASTHKFVLLSATKS